From the genome of Psychroserpens ponticola, one region includes:
- a CDS encoding PSP1 domain-containing protein: MSCKSCSTGKDGQPKGCKNNGTCGTDSCNKLTVFDWLANMSLPQGEEPFIGVEVRFKNGRKLYFKNTENLSLSIGDIVATQTQSGHDIGMVTLTGELVRVQMKRKKIDINDEDNVMKIYRKASQKDIDIWSAARDKEEPMKVKARQFAIDLKLKMKISDIEYQGDASKATFYYTAEERVDFRELIKLFAREFRTRIEMKQVGFRQEAARLGGIGSCGRELCCSTWLTDFRSVSTSAARYQQLSLNPLKLAGQCGKLKCCLNYELDAYLDALKAFPKNDTKLYTEKGTAVCQKTDIFKGHLWYAYEGEWMNWHVLTTDQVREIIIKNKAKEKVASLEEYAADLIEDTKTEFENVVGQDSLTRFDSPKRKNKRRNNKGKQRRRQKPQNNAKK; the protein is encoded by the coding sequence ATGAGTTGTAAAAGTTGCTCAACTGGAAAAGATGGACAACCAAAAGGATGTAAAAACAATGGAACTTGTGGCACAGATAGCTGCAATAAATTAACTGTTTTTGATTGGTTAGCAAATATGTCGTTACCTCAAGGTGAAGAGCCTTTTATAGGTGTTGAAGTACGTTTTAAAAATGGAAGAAAACTATATTTTAAAAACACCGAAAATCTTTCTTTAAGTATTGGTGATATTGTTGCCACGCAGACACAATCTGGACATGATATTGGGATGGTAACTCTTACAGGGGAATTAGTAAGAGTACAAATGAAACGTAAAAAAATAGATATTAATGATGAAGATAACGTCATGAAAATCTATAGAAAAGCATCTCAAAAAGATATTGATATATGGTCAGCTGCAAGAGACAAAGAGGAGCCTATGAAGGTGAAAGCGCGTCAATTTGCTATTGATTTGAAACTAAAAATGAAAATCTCCGATATTGAGTATCAGGGAGATGCAAGCAAAGCTACATTTTATTATACTGCTGAAGAACGTGTAGATTTTAGAGAGCTCATAAAGTTATTTGCTCGAGAGTTTAGAACTCGTATTGAGATGAAACAAGTTGGTTTTCGTCAAGAAGCAGCTCGTCTTGGTGGAATAGGTTCTTGCGGAAGAGAATTATGTTGCTCCACTTGGTTAACTGATTTTAGATCTGTAAGCACATCAGCAGCTAGATATCAGCAATTGTCTTTAAACCCATTAAAACTTGCAGGCCAATGTGGCAAACTTAAATGTTGTTTAAATTATGAGCTTGACGCTTATTTAGATGCTTTAAAAGCATTTCCAAAAAATGACACGAAATTATATACCGAAAAAGGAACAGCTGTATGTCAGAAAACAGATATTTTTAAAGGACATCTTTGGTATGCCTATGAAGGTGAATGGATGAATTGGCATGTGCTTACCACGGATCAAGTCAGAGAAATTATTATTAAAAACAAAGCGAAAGAAAAAGTAGCTAGCTTAGAAGAATATGCTGCAGATCTAATTGAAGATACTAAAACAGAGTTTGAAAACGTTGTTGGTCAAGATAGTTTAACACGTTTCGATAGTCCAAAACGTAAAAACAAACGTAGAAATAATAAAGGGAAACAAAGACGTCGTCAAAAGCCACAGAATAATGCCAAAAAGTAA
- a CDS encoding peptidoglycan DD-metalloendopeptidase family protein yields MKSKITLSLFAILFAVISYSQSPNSQVGGGEFVFNSAKKPCITPAQRSEMIKNVQTNIENLQRKNQLTFSEQRRGNHPLFIWPIQKANDVSYNEVYSVFNYVDHDTGFPNQIEDYTCGARTYDTTAGYNHEGTDIVTWPFMWKMMDDDGVEVIAAAPGQIIVKHDGEFDRSCDASAPMGDWNLIIVQHGDGSVAAYGHMKNGSLTSKEVGDMVSAGEFLGIVGSSGISDFPHLHFEVLSDATFTEIIDPYVGVCNPTSVDSWWQSQRPYNDPGINAVLTHTADPIFPECPTAEITNESNQFDVNDEVFLAIYLKDQTAGSSVNLRVIKPDDTVLFDWIHDLTANYYTSWWRWNLFPDVAGEWKWEATYAGETVTHTFNVNDPLSIDENDFNQTSVYPNPFNDVIHILSPTKIANANLVDVLGKTVLSLKGSSEGITTIDLSSLSNGMYFLMLESDVNEKKTIKLIKE; encoded by the coding sequence ATGAAGTCAAAAATTACACTTTCCTTATTTGCAATTCTTTTTGCAGTTATAAGCTATTCTCAATCTCCAAACTCTCAAGTTGGTGGAGGGGAATTTGTATTTAATTCTGCTAAAAAACCATGCATAACTCCAGCACAACGAAGTGAAATGATTAAAAATGTTCAAACAAACATTGAAAATTTACAAAGAAAAAATCAATTGACATTTTCAGAACAGCGAAGAGGTAATCATCCGCTTTTTATCTGGCCAATACAAAAAGCTAACGATGTAAGCTACAATGAAGTTTATAGCGTTTTTAATTATGTAGATCATGATACAGGGTTCCCAAACCAAATTGAGGATTATACTTGTGGAGCCAGAACCTATGACACAACTGCTGGATATAATCATGAAGGTACAGATATCGTTACATGGCCATTTATGTGGAAAATGATGGACGACGATGGTGTAGAGGTTATAGCAGCTGCTCCAGGTCAAATAATTGTAAAACATGATGGTGAATTTGATCGTAGTTGTGACGCTAGTGCTCCAATGGGAGACTGGAACTTAATAATAGTGCAGCATGGCGACGGAAGTGTAGCTGCTTATGGACACATGAAAAATGGGTCTCTAACTTCAAAAGAGGTTGGCGACATGGTTTCTGCTGGCGAATTTCTAGGAATTGTGGGAAGTTCTGGTATTTCTGATTTTCCACATTTACATTTTGAAGTTCTATCAGATGCAACATTTACTGAAATAATTGACCCATATGTTGGAGTTTGTAACCCAACGAGTGTTGATTCTTGGTGGCAATCACAAAGGCCTTATAATGATCCTGGTATTAATGCCGTTTTAACTCATACAGCAGATCCTATTTTTCCCGAGTGTCCAACTGCTGAAATAACTAATGAAAGCAATCAGTTTGATGTTAATGATGAGGTATTCCTAGCAATATATCTAAAAGATCAAACTGCAGGTTCTAGTGTTAATTTACGAGTTATTAAACCCGATGACACCGTTTTATTTGATTGGATTCATGATTTAACCGCTAATTATTATACCTCTTGGTGGAGATGGAATCTTTTTCCAGATGTTGCTGGAGAATGGAAATGGGAAGCTACTTACGCAGGAGAAACTGTCACACATACTTTTAATGTCAATGATCCTTTAAGTATTGATGAAAATGATTTTAATCAAACGTCTGTGTATCCAAATCCATTTAATGATGTGATTCATATTTTATCACCAACCAAAATAGCAAATGCTAATCTTGTAGATGTTTTGGGTAAAACTGTTTTATCTCTCAAAGGGTCTTCGGAAGGCATTACAACAATTGACCTTTCTTCACTTTCAAACGGAATGTACTTTTTAATGCTAGAAAGTGATGTAAACGAAAAGAAAACAATCAAATTAATAAAGGAATAA
- the trhO gene encoding oxygen-dependent tRNA uridine(34) hydroxylase TrhO has product MQLYNNLSAKERAELIEKAGKERLTISFYKYAKIGNTEIFRNHMFLAWNDFDVLGRIYIAKEGINAQLSVPAENFQPFKNHLDTISFLENVRLNIAVEHDNFAFLKLKVKVRHKIVADGLNDDTFDVTNKGVHVNASKFNDLIEDPNTVLVDMRNHYESEIGHFKNAVTPDVDTFRESLDLIEEDLREHKEGKNLVMYCTGGIRCEKASAYYKHKGFKNVFQLEGGIINYVRQVEANDLENKFLGKNFVFDERRSERISDDVIANCHQCGKPADLHTNCANEACHLLFIQCDDCKEHMENCCSSNCMEINRLPFEEQKALRKGQGNSNDIFKKGRADHLPYKKDLRNIFETMKS; this is encoded by the coding sequence ATGCAACTGTACAATAACTTAAGTGCTAAAGAAAGAGCAGAACTTATAGAGAAAGCGGGAAAAGAACGCTTAACTATCTCTTTCTACAAGTACGCCAAAATTGGCAATACAGAAATTTTTAGAAACCATATGTTTTTAGCTTGGAACGATTTTGACGTTTTAGGCAGAATTTATATTGCAAAAGAAGGCATTAATGCTCAGCTTTCTGTACCTGCAGAAAATTTTCAACCTTTTAAAAATCATTTAGACACGATTTCTTTTTTAGAAAACGTAAGATTAAACATTGCTGTAGAGCATGATAATTTTGCTTTCTTAAAGTTGAAAGTTAAAGTGCGTCATAAAATAGTTGCTGACGGTTTAAATGATGATACCTTCGATGTTACAAATAAAGGCGTTCATGTAAATGCTTCAAAATTTAATGACTTAATTGAAGATCCAAATACAGTTTTGGTCGATATGCGTAATCACTATGAAAGCGAAATAGGGCATTTTAAAAACGCAGTTACGCCAGATGTAGATACGTTTAGAGAATCTTTAGACCTTATTGAAGAAGATCTTAGAGAACATAAAGAAGGCAAAAACCTAGTGATGTATTGTACTGGTGGAATTCGATGTGAAAAAGCGAGCGCATATTACAAACACAAAGGATTTAAAAATGTATTTCAGTTAGAAGGAGGAATTATTAACTATGTACGACAAGTAGAAGCTAATGATTTAGAAAATAAATTCTTAGGTAAGAACTTTGTATTTGATGAACGTCGATCTGAACGCATCTCAGATGATGTTATTGCAAACTGCCATCAATGTGGTAAGCCTGCAGATTTGCATACTAATTGCGCAAATGAAGCATGTCATTTATTATTTATTCAGTGTGATGATTGTAAAGAACACATGGAAAATTGTTGTTCTTCAAACTGTATGGAAATCAATAGACTGCCTTTTGAGGAGCAAAAAGCATTGCGAAAAGGCCAAGGAAATAGTAATGATATCTTCAAGAAGGGAAGAGCAGATCATTTGCCTTATAAAAAGGATTTGAGAAATATTTTTGAAACGATGAAGTCTTAA
- the recA gene encoding recombinase RecA, translated as MSSEKDAKLKALKLTLDKLDKAYGKGTVMKMSDQAVVDVDAISSGSLGLDIALGVGGYPRGRVVEIYGPESSGKTTLTLHAIAEAQKAGGIAAFIDAEHAFDRTYAENLGVDIGNLIISQPDNGEQALEITDNLIRSGAIDIVVIDSVAALTPKSEIEGEMGDSKMGLHARLMSQALRKLTGSISKTNCTVIFINQLREKIGVMFGNPETTTGGNALKFYASVRLDIRRSTQIKETDGNVAGNKTRVKVVKNKVAPPFKMCEFDIMYGEGISKVGEILDLAVEHEIVKKSGSWFSYGETKLGQGRDAVKSLIKDNPELMDELEDKVRALIKGDN; from the coding sequence ATGAGTAGTGAAAAAGACGCAAAATTAAAAGCCTTAAAACTAACGTTAGATAAGCTTGACAAAGCTTACGGAAAAGGCACAGTGATGAAAATGAGCGACCAAGCAGTCGTAGATGTAGATGCCATCTCATCTGGTTCTTTAGGATTAGATATTGCATTAGGAGTTGGAGGATATCCTCGTGGTAGAGTCGTTGAAATTTACGGGCCAGAATCTTCTGGTAAAACAACATTAACACTCCACGCAATTGCTGAAGCTCAAAAAGCTGGTGGTATAGCAGCTTTTATTGATGCAGAGCATGCTTTTGATAGAACATATGCCGAAAATCTAGGAGTAGACATAGGTAATCTTATTATTTCTCAACCAGATAATGGTGAGCAAGCTCTTGAAATTACAGATAATTTAATTCGCTCAGGAGCTATTGATATTGTTGTGATAGATTCTGTAGCAGCTCTTACTCCTAAAAGTGAGATTGAAGGTGAAATGGGAGATTCTAAAATGGGTCTTCATGCACGTTTAATGTCTCAAGCTTTAAGAAAATTAACAGGTTCAATTAGTAAAACCAACTGTACTGTAATTTTTATTAACCAGTTAAGAGAAAAAATTGGTGTTATGTTTGGGAATCCAGAAACTACAACAGGAGGAAACGCTTTAAAATTTTACGCCTCTGTAAGATTAGATATTAGAAGATCGACACAAATTAAAGAGACTGATGGTAATGTTGCTGGAAATAAAACAAGGGTTAAAGTTGTAAAAAACAAAGTCGCTCCACCCTTTAAAATGTGTGAATTCGATATCATGTATGGTGAAGGAATTTCGAAAGTTGGAGAAATATTAGATTTAGCAGTTGAACATGAAATCGTCAAAAAGAGTGGCTCTTGGTTTAGTTATGGTGAAACAAAATTAGGACAAGGTAGAGACGCAGTTAAATCGTTAATAAAAGACAATCCTGAATTAATGGATGAGCTTGAAGACAAAGTAAGAGCGCTCATTAAAGGTGACAATTAA
- a CDS encoding RNA polymerase sigma factor: MSLEQLIAQCKKNDAQAQSQIYKLFASKLFSICLKYSRNYAEAEDNLQDAYITIFKKIDQFKSKGSFEGWLKRITINTALQRYRSTGVFNIINEDQIEDVSVEIDDDTISLDFLLQIIQELPDRYRLVFNLYALDDFSHKEIGKMLDISIGTSKSNLARARLILKNKVEQYKANSNSQSL, encoded by the coding sequence TTGAGTTTAGAACAACTCATAGCACAATGTAAAAAAAATGATGCTCAGGCTCAAAGTCAAATATATAAGCTCTTTGCGAGTAAACTGTTTTCGATTTGCTTGAAGTATTCACGTAACTATGCTGAAGCTGAAGATAATTTGCAGGATGCATATATTACCATTTTTAAAAAAATAGATCAGTTTAAAAGCAAAGGCTCTTTTGAAGGATGGTTGAAAAGAATAACAATTAATACAGCCTTACAACGCTATAGAAGTACTGGTGTTTTTAACATAATTAATGAAGATCAAATTGAAGATGTCTCTGTTGAAATTGATGATGACACTATTAGTTTAGATTTTTTATTGCAAATCATTCAAGAGCTACCTGATCGTTACAGATTAGTGTTTAACCTGTATGCTCTAGATGATTTCTCTCATAAAGAAATCGGTAAAATGCTTGACATTTCAATAGGTACATCAAAATCAAATCTTGCAAGAGCTCGATTGATTTTGAAAAATAAAGTAGAACAATACAAGGCGAATAGTAATTCGCAAAGTTTATAA
- a CDS encoding lysophospholipid acyltransferase family protein: MKLFKYIFWVLYRIWFYILVALPIIILFPILVISILKESWYPFFFRIARLWARFILIGMGFRVKIERAQIPEASKSYMFIANHTSMADIMLMLVASKNPFVFVGKKELAKIPLFGFFYKRTSILVDRSNPKSRQAVFLRAQRRLKQGMSICIFPEGGVPDESIVLDAFKDGAFRMAINHHIPIVPITFGDNKKRFSYTFFSGSPGLMRAKVHKFITTEGLAVEDTRNLNKESHSLILNQLLEFHKN, encoded by the coding sequence ATGAAGCTATTTAAGTACATCTTTTGGGTTTTATATCGCATCTGGTTCTACATTTTGGTAGCACTTCCTATAATTATTCTATTTCCAATATTGGTTATTTCTATTCTTAAGGAATCATGGTATCCTTTCTTTTTTAGAATTGCTCGTTTGTGGGCTCGTTTTATTTTAATAGGAATGGGATTTCGTGTTAAAATTGAAAGAGCACAAATTCCTGAAGCATCAAAAAGCTACATGTTTATTGCTAATCACACTTCTATGGCAGACATAATGCTTATGTTGGTAGCATCAAAAAACCCATTTGTTTTTGTCGGTAAAAAAGAGCTGGCTAAAATACCATTGTTTGGATTTTTCTATAAACGGACGAGCATTTTGGTAGATAGAAGTAATCCTAAAAGTAGACAAGCTGTTTTTTTAAGAGCCCAACGACGATTAAAGCAAGGCATGAGTATCTGTATTTTTCCTGAAGGAGGCGTTCCAGATGAAAGTATTGTTTTAGATGCATTTAAAGATGGTGCTTTCAGAATGGCTATAAATCATCATATTCCTATTGTTCCCATCACTTTTGGTGATAACAAAAAACGATTTTCATATACATTTTTCAGTGGAAGTCCAGGTTTAATGAGAGCTAAAGTTCATAAATTCATCACTACTGAAGGATTAGCCGTTGAAGATACTAGAAATCTAAATAAAGAATCACATTCTTTAATTTTAAACCAATTATTAGAATTTCATAAAAACTAA
- the trpS gene encoding tryptophan--tRNA ligase: MARILTGIQSTGTPHLGNILGAILPAIKMANDTENESYLFIANMHTLTQIKNAEELRHNTYSVAATWLAFGLDINKTVFYRQSDIPQVTELAWYLDCFFPYKRLMLAHGFKDKADRLDDVNSGLFMYPMLMAADILLYDAEIIPVGKDQLQHIEMTRDVATRFHAKMGDTFVLPEGKVQENTMLIPGTDGEKMSKSRNNFINIFLPEKKLRKQIMSIETDSTPLEDPKNWKTCNCFAIYKLLASEAEIKTMTSNYENGGYGYGHAKQALYELVLSKFTIQRERYDHYMANLVEIDDALAVGTDKAKTVANDVLKRVRKKTGY, from the coding sequence ATGGCAAGAATACTTACAGGAATACAAAGTACAGGAACACCACATTTAGGAAATATATTAGGCGCAATCTTACCTGCAATTAAAATGGCTAACGACACTGAAAATGAGTCGTATCTATTTATCGCTAATATGCACACGCTAACACAAATAAAAAATGCCGAAGAATTACGTCATAATACGTATTCGGTTGCTGCCACGTGGTTGGCCTTTGGACTTGACATTAACAAAACTGTATTTTATAGACAAAGTGATATTCCTCAAGTCACTGAATTGGCTTGGTATTTAGATTGCTTTTTTCCGTATAAACGATTAATGTTAGCTCATGGTTTTAAGGATAAGGCTGATCGTTTGGATGATGTAAATTCTGGCTTATTTATGTATCCTATGCTTATGGCTGCAGATATTTTATTGTATGATGCTGAAATTATTCCTGTTGGTAAAGATCAATTGCAACATATTGAAATGACACGTGATGTTGCAACTCGTTTTCATGCTAAAATGGGAGACACTTTTGTGTTACCTGAAGGTAAAGTTCAAGAAAATACGATGCTTATCCCTGGAACCGATGGTGAGAAAATGAGTAAAAGTCGAAATAACTTTATCAATATTTTCCTTCCAGAAAAGAAGTTGCGCAAGCAAATCATGTCTATCGAAACAGATAGCACACCTTTAGAAGATCCAAAAAATTGGAAAACCTGTAATTGTTTTGCCATTTATAAGTTATTAGCTTCTGAAGCTGAGATTAAAACGATGACATCTAATTATGAAAATGGTGGTTATGGTTATGGTCATGCCAAACAAGCTTTGTATGAATTAGTCCTTTCTAAATTTACCATACAACGTGAACGTTATGATCATTACATGGCGAATCTTGTTGAAATTGACGACGCATTAGCTGTTGGGACTGATAAAGCCAAAACTGTAGCTAATGATGTACTAAAACGTGTAAGAAAAAAAACAGGGTATTAA
- the dprA gene encoding DNA-processing protein DprA, with product MKDEQLIYALALQHVPKIGDVTAKKLINYCGSAEAVLKEKRHLLLKIDGIGTTTIKGLFNSEHIKAAEHELQFIKENKISCLYFTEDVYPEKLKHCIDAPILLFQTGNINLKQQRIISIVGTRKITTYGIAFCNKLIEELAAFNPIIVSGFAYGTDITAQRAAVKHKLQTIGCLAHGLNQMYPKTHKKYSAEVEKHGGFLTDFWSTDTFDRNNFLKRNRIIAGMSEATIVIESAEKGGSLVTADIANSYNRDVFAVPGRVTDSQSLGCNNLIKFQQAHVLSNPLDVPYILNWELDILEKPVIQKQLFVELTSEEKIIYNYLENNDKQLLDVIALECNLPIYKVASILLTMELKGVTRPLPGKLFELV from the coding sequence ATGAAAGATGAGCAATTAATTTATGCTTTAGCATTGCAGCATGTTCCAAAAATTGGAGATGTTACAGCTAAAAAGTTAATTAACTATTGTGGTTCTGCCGAAGCTGTGTTAAAGGAAAAACGACATCTCCTTCTTAAAATTGATGGTATTGGCACAACAACTATTAAGGGATTATTTAATTCTGAGCATATAAAAGCTGCTGAGCATGAACTACAGTTTATTAAAGAAAATAAGATCTCTTGTCTCTATTTTACGGAAGATGTGTATCCTGAAAAATTAAAACATTGCATAGATGCTCCAATACTACTATTTCAAACTGGAAACATTAACTTGAAGCAACAACGCATTATAAGTATTGTTGGCACTCGTAAAATTACGACCTATGGAATTGCATTCTGTAATAAATTGATTGAAGAATTAGCAGCTTTTAATCCCATTATCGTATCAGGTTTTGCTTATGGAACTGATATTACAGCACAAAGAGCAGCTGTAAAACACAAACTTCAAACCATTGGTTGTCTAGCACATGGATTGAATCAAATGTATCCAAAAACACACAAAAAATATAGCGCTGAAGTTGAAAAACATGGTGGATTTCTAACCGATTTTTGGAGTACAGATACCTTTGATAGAAATAATTTTTTAAAACGTAACCGAATAATTGCAGGAATGAGCGAAGCGACTATTGTCATTGAATCTGCCGAAAAAGGTGGAAGCCTAGTCACAGCAGATATTGCAAATTCTTATAATAGAGATGTATTTGCTGTTCCTGGTCGTGTGACTGACAGTCAGAGCCTTGGTTGTAATAATTTGATTAAATTTCAACAAGCACATGTATTATCAAATCCTTTAGATGTTCCTTATATATTGAATTGGGAATTAGACATACTAGAAAAACCAGTCATTCAAAAACAATTATTTGTTGAGCTTACTTCCGAAGAAAAAATCATTTATAACTATCTAGAAAACAATGATAAACAACTTTTAGATGTGATTGCTTTAGAATGCAATTTGCCAATTTATAAAGTGGCAAGTATATTATTAACAATGGAATTGAAAGGTGTCACGAGACCACTTCCAGGAAAATTATTTGAGCTTGTTTAA